The Pseudanabaena galeata CCNP1313 genome includes a region encoding these proteins:
- a CDS encoding alpha/beta fold hydrolase gives MFFDYRKFADRFWTWRGYKIGYCAEGLEDQGLEKDKPAIVLIHGFGASVGHWRKNVPVLAQKFRVYAIDLIGFGSSAQPKPSELPYTFETWGHQVADFVHEVVGDRAILVGNSIGAVVAMQAAIYAPEMIAKTVLINCSLRLLQEQNQLSMPWLKRLGVKTVQNILGNRAIAKLFFDQVRQPRSVKQILSQAYVDRSAITDELIEILIKPAQNPNAVDVFMAFVRYSQGPRPEDLLAVLPCEAIVLWGDRDPWEPIELGRKSFTRFDCIKEFIDIPNAGHCPQDEVPEMINDILLNIV, from the coding sequence ATGTTTTTTGATTACCGTAAGTTTGCCGATCGCTTTTGGACATGGCGCGGCTATAAGATTGGTTATTGCGCGGAGGGATTAGAGGATCAAGGATTAGAAAAAGATAAACCTGCAATTGTCCTCATTCATGGTTTTGGTGCTTCGGTGGGGCATTGGCGCAAAAATGTGCCAGTCCTAGCACAAAAATTTAGAGTTTATGCAATTGATTTAATAGGGTTTGGATCTTCGGCACAGCCAAAACCGAGTGAGTTGCCCTATACCTTCGAGACTTGGGGGCATCAGGTTGCCGATTTTGTGCATGAAGTGGTGGGTGATCGCGCCATATTGGTGGGTAATTCGATCGGCGCAGTGGTGGCTATGCAAGCGGCGATCTATGCGCCTGAGATGATTGCCAAAACAGTCTTAATTAATTGTTCATTACGTCTATTACAAGAACAAAATCAATTATCTATGCCTTGGTTGAAACGCTTAGGAGTAAAGACTGTTCAAAATATCTTGGGTAATCGGGCGATCGCCAAATTGTTTTTCGATCAAGTACGCCAACCGCGATCGGTAAAACAAATTTTGTCGCAAGCCTATGTAGATCGGAGTGCTATTACCGATGAGTTAATTGAAATCTTAATCAAGCCTGCTCAAAATCCCAATGCTGTTGATGTATTTATGGCTTTTGTGCGTTATTCTCAGGGTCCAAGACCTGAAGATCTACTGGCGGTTTTACCCTGTGAGGCGATCGTGTTATGGGGCGATCGCGATCCTTGGGAGCCGATAGAATTAGGTCGTAAGTCTTTTACAAGATTTGATTGTATCAAGGAATTTATTGACATTCCTAATGCGGGGCATTGTCCGCAGGATGAAGTGCCAGAGATGATTAATGATATTTTGCTAAATATTGTATAA
- a CDS encoding phycobilisome rod-core linker polypeptide, with protein MALPLLNYAPASQNSRVAGFTVGSDNTPRIYNTANLLSSSDLDELIEAAYRQIFFHAFATDREVTLESQLRSGNISVRQFVRGLVLSKTYRSSFYDKNSNYRFVEQTVQRVLGRDVYSEKEKIAWSIVVATKGIEGFIDALLNSDEYLEAFGDDILPYQRRRVLPSQRIGEVPFNLKSPRYDAYHRAQLGFPQLIWQNTVRSYVVTDRAPKTGDPALFLNMARSISATPSTSTPVSAQNLDYERLVPRR; from the coding sequence GTGGCTCTTCCTTTGTTGAATTACGCTCCAGCTTCGCAAAATTCTCGCGTTGCTGGTTTTACAGTCGGTAGTGATAACACACCTCGCATTTATAACACTGCAAACTTACTCTCTAGCAGTGATCTAGATGAGTTGATTGAAGCTGCATATCGTCAAATTTTCTTCCATGCTTTTGCAACCGATCGCGAAGTTACTCTAGAATCGCAATTGCGTTCTGGCAATATCTCGGTCAGACAGTTTGTGCGTGGACTAGTACTCTCCAAGACTTATAGAAGCAGTTTTTATGACAAAAACAGCAACTATCGTTTTGTAGAGCAAACTGTACAGCGTGTTCTTGGTCGTGATGTTTATAGCGAAAAAGAAAAAATTGCTTGGTCAATCGTAGTTGCGACCAAAGGTATTGAAGGCTTTATTGATGCATTGCTCAACAGCGATGAATATCTTGAAGCTTTTGGCGATGACATCCTGCCTTACCAACGTCGTCGGGTTCTACCTAGCCAAAGAATTGGCGAAGTGCCTTTCAACCTCAAGTCTCCTCGCTACGATGCATACCATCGCGCACAGTTGGGCTTCCCTCAACTTATCTGGCAAAATACTGTCCGCAGCTATGTGGTTACCGACAGAGCGCCAAAAACAGGCGATCCAGCTTTGTTCTTGAATATGGCTCGTAGCATTTCGGCTACTCCTTCTACCTCAACCCCTGTATCTGCTCAAAACCTTGACTACGAACGTTTAGTTCCTCGTCGCTAA